The genome window TTCGGCCACGATTCCGTGAATCCGGAAGTGTTCTGAAGCGGCCTCAAGGTCCGGGCAGTCCAGGTAGAGAGCCGTGTCGCGGTGGGCATTCCGGCGGGCAAGGTTCGGGGCCGGAGGGCGTTCGTCGCGTTCGTATTGCGTGTTGAGCATCAGCTCCGCGCGGCTCTGGCGGAGCAGGCACCAGTCACAGTCGTCTCCCGGTCGGTCCGAGGCGACGACCGTGAACCCCAGGACATCGCGATAGAACCGGAGAGACGCAGGCATGTCGAAGACCTGCAGCAGTGGACAGAGGGAGTTGAACGCAATCGGCATCGGTTCCTCTTCTTCGCCCCAGGAGAGAAGGCATGGTATCGTCCGCCGCAGAGACCTGAGGAGACCGAGATGGCTGGCGGCAAGACAGTGGTGGTGACGGGGGCAACGCGGGGGCTGGGACGAGCGATGGTGGCCCGGTTTACCGAAGCCGAATGGACGGTCGCCGGCTGCGGACGGGATGCCGCCGCGATCGACGAGCTTCGCCGCCAGTATCCCGGTCCGCATCGGTTCGAGGTTGTCGATGTCACCAATGATGCCTCCGTCGGTGCGTGGGCTGCGGCACTCGCGGAACAGGGGATCGTTCCCGATCTCCTGCTGAACAACGCGGCCGTGATGAACCAGACCGCGCCGTTGTGGGAGGTCCCGCCGGAGGAGTTCCAGCGGCTGCTCGACATCAACATCGGCGGCGTGTTTCACGTGGTCCGGCACTTCGTTCCGCGGATGATCGCGGCGGGACGGGGGGTGATCGTCAATTTTTCGTCGGGCTGGGGACGGTCGACGTCGCCGGAAGTCGCTCCGTACTGCGCGACGAAGTATGCCATCGAGGGGCTGACGTCGGCGCTGGCCTCGGAACTTCCGAAGGGGCTGGCAGCGGTCGCCTTGAATCCGGGGATCATCGATACCGACATGCTGCGGCTCTGCTGGAGCGACGGTGCGAGTGCTTATCCGGGGCCGGAGGAGTGGAGCCAGGCGGCTGTTCCGTTCCTGATGGGGTTGGGACCGCGAAGTAACGGCCGGTCGCTGGACGCCCCCGGCTAGCCTCGAACCACGTCCCTTGCCGGCGCAGCGTCCATAGCTCAAACCCAACGTGCCACGGCAGCCCGGGGTCAAGGGGGCCACGCCCCCTTGCCGCCGGAGGCACGTCCATGAGGAACCGTGGTAAGCAACGGACGACCGCTTTGTGGCACCCGCGTTGAGGATTCACCGCTCGCTTTGCAATCCCCGCAGGTTGGTGAAGGGGCATACGGCACGTCGTCCGCGTCTGGATACTCACTCCTTCAGACATCGTTCGACGGCCAGGCCTCCGGCGGGCATGGGGGATTCTCCCCCCTGCACCCCCTGACCAGGAGACCCTGGACCCGGTATAGGGAGGTCTCGAAACGGGCTTGTTCTGTGAGCAACGGCAGATGAGACTAGAGACTCACTGCTGGTCCCCGTCTCCTTCACGCTTCGAGGAGTGTCACG of Planctomyces sp. SH-PL14 contains these proteins:
- a CDS encoding VOC family protein, translating into MPIAFNSLCPLLQVFDMPASLRFYRDVLGFTVVASDRPGDDCDWCLLRQSRAELMLNTQYERDERPPAPNLARRNAHRDTALYLDCPDLEAASEHFRIHGIVAEGPVTRDYGMRQLTVDDPDGYVLCFQTAVR
- a CDS encoding SDR family oxidoreductase; this encodes MAGGKTVVVTGATRGLGRAMVARFTEAEWTVAGCGRDAAAIDELRRQYPGPHRFEVVDVTNDASVGAWAAALAEQGIVPDLLLNNAAVMNQTAPLWEVPPEEFQRLLDINIGGVFHVVRHFVPRMIAAGRGVIVNFSSGWGRSTSPEVAPYCATKYAIEGLTSALASELPKGLAAVALNPGIIDTDMLRLCWSDGASAYPGPEEWSQAAVPFLMGLGPRSNGRSLDAPG